A window from Fragaria vesca subsp. vesca linkage group LG5, FraVesHawaii_1.0, whole genome shotgun sequence encodes these proteins:
- the LOC101306047 gene encoding L-ascorbate oxidase-like: protein MAEAGHNNNVMMWVVFGMLLLILQGHAAAEAAKVRHFKWDVEYVFWSPDCQENVVMGINGQFPGPTIRATVGDTVVVELTNKLHTEGVVIHWHGIRQLGTPWADGTASISQCAINPGETFYYRFKLDKAGTYFYHGHYGMQRSAGLYGSLIVDVGEGEKEPFHYDGELNLLLSDWWHESVHHQEVGLSSNPMRWIGEPQSLLMNGRGQYNCSIAGGAHYSSNSSKCSLGGGEQCAPKILHVLPNKIYRLRIASTTALASLNLAIGNHKMVVVEADGNYVQPFAVDDLDIYSGESYSVLITTNQNPRNNYWVSIGVRGREPKTPQGLTLLNYKPNSASKLPTSPPPVTPLWNNYTHSKSFTTSILALMGSPKPPTTFHRRITLLNTQNKINGGYTKWAINNVSLSLPSTPYLGSIKYGLKNAFSTVNPPESFPNDYDVMKPPVNPNTTTGNGVYTMTLNSTVDVILQNANALSENVSEIHPWHLHGHDFWVLGYGDGKFDPKRDERKFNLKNPPLRNSAVIFPYGWTALRFVADNPGVWAFHCHIEPHLHMGMGVVFAQGVQHVNNIPKQALACGLTGN from the exons ATGGCGGAAGCAGGTCATAATAACAATGTTATGATGTGGGTGGTGTTTGGCATGTTGTTGTTGATCCTGCAGGGGCATGCAGCAGCGGAAGCAGCGAAAGTGAGACACTTCAAATGGGATGTGGAGTACGTATTCTGGTCTCCAGATTGCCAAGAGAACGTGGTGATGGGAATCAACGGGCAGTTTCCGGGGCCGACAATAAGGGCAACAGTCGGAGACACGGTTGTGGTTGAACTGACCAACAAACTTCACACGGAGGGAGTGGTGATTCACTGGCACGGTATCAGGCAGTTGGGGACACCTTGGGCTGACGGCACAGCTTCCATCTCACAGTGTGCCATCAACCCTGGAGAGACCTTTTATTACAGGTTCAAACTCGATAAG GCCGGAACATACTTTTACCACGGGCACTATGGAATGCAAAGAAGCGCAGGCTTGTACGGATCACTGATAGTGGACGTGGGAGAGGGAGAGAAAGAGCCGTTTCACTACGACGGCGAGTTGAACTTGCTGCTCAGCGACTGGTGGCACGAGAGCGTTCACCACCAAGAAGTTGGCCTCTCTTCCAATCCGATGCGTTGGATTGGTGAACCCCAG AGTTTGTTGATGAATGGGAGGGGCCAATACAACTGTTCTATCGCGGGAGGAGCGCACTATAGCAGCAATTCAAGCAAGTGCAGTTTAGGAGGAGGGGAACAATGCGCCCCCAAAATTCTACATGTTCTTCCCAACAAGATTTACAGGCTCAGAATCGCCAGCACTACTGCCCTTGCTTCCCTCAATCTCGCCATTGGG AATCACAAAATGGTGGTGGTGGAAGCGGATGGAAATTACGTGCAACCATTTGCAGTTGATGACCTGGACATCTACTCCGGCGAGAGCTACTCAGTGCTGATAACCACGAACCAAAACCCTAGGAACAACTACTGGGTTTCAATCGGAGTGAGAGGAAGAGAACCCAAGACTCCACAAGGCCTCACCCTCCTCAATTACAAACCCAACTCAGCCTCCAAGCTCCCCACTTCTCCTCCTCCGGTCACTCCTCTCTGGAACAATTACACCCACAGCAAGTCCTTCACCACCAGCATCCTTGCCCTAATGGGATCTCCAAAGCCCCCCACAACCTTTCACCGTCGGATCACCCTCCTCAACACCCAAAACAAAATCAACGGCGGATACACCAAGTGGGCCATCAACAATGTCTCCCTCTCCCTACCCTCAACTCCTTACCTCGGCTCCATCAAGTACGGCTTAAAGAATGCCTTCAGCACTGTGAACCCGCCGGAGAGCTTTCCGAATGACTACGACGTCATGAAGCCGCCGGTGAACCCCAACACGACCACCGGGAACGGGGTGTACACGATGACACTGAACTCCACGGTGGACGTGATTCTTCAGAATGCGAATGCGCTGAGCGAGAATGTGAGCGAGATACACCCGTGGCATCTTCACGGTCACGACTTCTGGGTGTTGGGTTATGGAGACGGCAAGTTTGATCCCAAGAGAGACGAGAGAAAGTTCAACCTGAAGAACCCGCCGCTGCGGAACTCGGCGGTGATATTTCCATACGGGTGGACGGCTCTGCGGTTCGTGGCGGACAACCCAGGAGTGTGGGCATTCCACTGTCACATTGAGCCGCATTTGCATATGGGGATGGGAGTCGTCTTTGCCCAAGGTGTTCAACATGTCAACAACATACCCAAACAAGCTCTTGCTTGCGGTCTCACTGGAAATTAA